In the genome of Phragmitibacter flavus, the window TCGAAGGATTGACGATTGGGGAGTTGATAGGTCGCGTTTTGGAAGCGGTGCCGGTGCCAAGGTGAAGTGAAAAGGTATAAGTGAGAAGTGAAAAGTGGTTGTAATCGCATGCCTGTTCCATCTAACAAGTTACTGATTTATACCTTGGTGGTGGGCATTCCTTTGTTCACGTTGCTGGGGTTGATGGAGGTTCCGTTGGCGGGGGTGGTGGGAATTGGGGTGATGCTGGCGTTGGTGGTGGCGATGGACATGCCGGGGGCGGCGGCTTCGTTGAGGAGGTTGAAGGTGGAGGTGCCGAAGGTGATTCGAACGACGAAGGGCAGGAAGTTTGAGCTGCCGCTGGTGGTGGTGAATGGGGGGATGCTGGCGAAGAGGATCAAGGTTGGATTGCCTTTGCCGGAGGAGATTGATGGGGAGAAATCGGTGCTCGACTGGAAGCTGAGGAACGATGATGAACGCAATGGAACGAAGTGGGAGTTGCTGGCGGTGGAGAGGGGGAGTTTTAAGATGGAGAGGCTTTATTTCGAGGGAATCTCGGGGTTGGGGTTTTGGTTGGGACGACGGGCGATTGAGGTGCTGGTGGAGGTGAAGGTCTATCCGGATTTGAGTCATGAACGCAGTGTGCTGGCGCCGTTGTTTTTTCGAAGGGGAACGATCGGGGTGCATCAGGTGAGACAGATCGGCAAGGGTAGGGAGTTTGAGCAGTTGCGTGCTTATGCGCCGGGGGATGGTTATGAGGATGTGTATTGGAAGGGGACGGCGAAGCGGAGGTTTCCAGTAACAAAGATGTTTCAGTTGGAACGGACGCAGGAGGTTTATGTGGCGGTGGATTGTTCGAGGCGGAGTCGGCGTCGGCTGGAGGGTTTGATTGGTCATGAAGAGGCGGGGATGGTGGCGAAGACGCAGTTGGAAAGGTATATCCAGGCGGCGCTGGTGCTGGCGTTGGCGGCGCAGCAGCAGTCGGACCGGTTTGGGTTGCTGGTGTTTTCCGACAAGGTGCAGCGGGTGATTCCGGCAGGGAGCGGTCGGGCGCATTATGATGTGATCCGCGATGTGCTTTACACGTTGCAGGCGCAGGCGGTGAGCCCGGATTTTGATGAGTTGTTTGTGCAGATTGGGAATCGGATGAGGCAACGGGCGCTGCTTTTGATTTTGACGGATCTGGGGGAGCCGTGGCTTGCGGAGTCGTTTGTGGAGGGGGTGTCGCTGGTGTCGAGAAGGCATGTGGTGTTGACGCACATGTTGGGTCAGAAGGAGGTGCGGCCGATGTTTGGTGACGGGGACCGGGTGGAGGATGATGATGAATTGTATGGCAGGCTGGCGGGGCAGTTGATGTGGAATGATTTGCAGGAGACGATGCGGTTGTTGAAGCAGCGAGGGGTGCATTTGACGTCGTCGACGCAGGAAAGTTTGGTGGCTGATGTGGTGAGTGAATATCTGAAGGTGAAGAAGCGGCAGTTGATTTGATCTGAATTGAGATAAGATGAAATGATTGCGGATCTGAAAGGTTTTATTGAGCGCGAAGAGCCCCACTGGTTGGAGCTTGAGAAGGAGCTGGCGCGGATGCGGGATGGGCTGGGGGATTTTTCGGATTTGAAGTATGCGCGGCATGTATTGTCGCTATTTCAAAGAGCCTCGGCGGACTTGTCGAGGATTCAGGGGTATTCGGCGGAACCGGAGTTGAAGGCCTATCTTGAGCGGTTGGTGGGCGAGGGGTATGCGGAGATTCATTCGGCTTCGCGGGATCGGAGGAGTTTCAAGTTATGGCATTGGCTGGTGCGCGAGTTGCCGCAGACGTTTCGGCGACAGGTTTGGGGCTGGCATGTGTCGGTGGGATTGACGCTGGCGGGGGCGCTGGTGGGGGCGGTGTTGTTGTCGTTTGATCTGGATGGTCGTGAAGCGATTTATCCGTTTCCGCATCTGGTGGAGATGACGCCGAGCGAGCGGGTGGCGATGGAGGAAAAGCCTGCGGGAACTGACCGGCTTGAAGGAGCGAAGGCGACGTTCTCCGCGCAGTTGATGCAGAACAACATCAGTGTGGCGTTTCGCGCACTGGCGTTTGGAATGACGTGGGGATTGGGGACGGTGTTGTTGTTGTTTTACAATGGCGCGGTGCTGGGTGCGGTGGCGTTTGATTATGTGACGGATGGACAATGGGTGTTTTTGCTGGGGTGGTTGTTGCCGCATGGATCATTTGAGATTCCGGCGATCTTGATTGCGGGGCAGGCGGGGGTGGTTTTGGGTCGGGCCCTGATTGGTTGGGGGACGATGGGTGGATTGCGCACAAGGTTGAGGGAGATTGCGTCGGACCTGGCATCGCTGGCCGGGTTGGTGGGTTTGTTGATGATTTGGGCGGGGGTGGTGGAGGCGTTTTTCTCGCAATATCACGCGCCGGTGCTGCCGTATTCGGTGAAGATTGGGTTTGGGATTCTGCAGCTCGCGGGGTTGATGTGGTTCTTATTTTTCTCAGGAAAGGAGCGGCGCGAGCCGGGTGAGAGATCATGAGCGTGACGCGTGCGGCGGTGTTGAACATAACAACGCCTGAGGGGGTGAATTTTTCACTGCCGCTGGCCGGGCCGGTGACGCGGAGTCTGGCTTACATGATCGATTTCGTGACGATCATGGCGGTGTTTAGTCTCATCAAACCGGTTCTGGAAACGATGCAGGTGTTGACCGGAGACATGGGCATCGGGATGACGATTTTGTTGCAGTTTGTGGTGTTGGAAGGGACGCGGATGATGTGTGAACTGTTGTGGCGCGGTCAGACAGTGGGCAAGAAGGTGCTGGGATTGCGGGTGGTGGATGAGCGGGGATTGAAGCTGCAACCTTCGCAGGTGGTGGTGCGCAATCTGTTGCGATTTGTCGATGCATTGCCGTTTTTTTATGCGGTGGGTGGGATGGTGGCGTTGTTCAATTCGCGTCAGCAAAGATTGGGGGATCTGGCGGCGGGGACGGTGGTGGTGCGGACGTTGAAGAGTCAACCGCCAGATGTGGCGTCGGTGCTGGAAGGGCGGTTCAATTCGTTTCGTGAGTTTGCGCATCTGGAGGCGCGGTTGAGGCAGGTGGTGACGCCGGAGGAGGGGCAACTGGCGCTTCAGGCCTTGGTGCGGCGTGAGGAGTTGGATGAGGAGGCGAGGGTGCAGATTTACCGGGAGCTGGCGGATCGATTCCGGGCGAAGGTGGTGTTTCCAGAAGCGGCGGTGTTTGGGTTGAGTGATGAGCAGTATGTTCGAAATGTGGTGGAGACGGTGTTTCGCAAGAGGGGGAGGTGAGGCGGCCTGCTGGATTGACGATGGACTTTGACTAGGCAGGCATCGTGACTTAGGTTGAGGGTGGTGAGCGGTATCTAGTCGCTCGCCAAGCTGCGAGGCAGCCAGCCATTCCCGTAACTGCCATGTCAGATGGCTCAACGGTGGAGGACCCCCATGAAAGAAGATTCCCCAACCTCCTGGCATGAAG includes:
- a CDS encoding DUF58 domain-containing protein; the protein is MPVPSNKLLIYTLVVGIPLFTLLGLMEVPLAGVVGIGVMLALVVAMDMPGAAASLRRLKVEVPKVIRTTKGRKFELPLVVVNGGMLAKRIKVGLPLPEEIDGEKSVLDWKLRNDDERNGTKWELLAVERGSFKMERLYFEGISGLGFWLGRRAIEVLVEVKVYPDLSHERSVLAPLFFRRGTIGVHQVRQIGKGREFEQLRAYAPGDGYEDVYWKGTAKRRFPVTKMFQLERTQEVYVAVDCSRRSRRRLEGLIGHEEAGMVAKTQLERYIQAALVLALAAQQQSDRFGLLVFSDKVQRVIPAGSGRAHYDVIRDVLYTLQAQAVSPDFDELFVQIGNRMRQRALLLILTDLGEPWLAESFVEGVSLVSRRHVVLTHMLGQKEVRPMFGDGDRVEDDDELYGRLAGQLMWNDLQETMRLLKQRGVHLTSSTQESLVADVVSEYLKVKKRQLI
- a CDS encoding stage II sporulation protein M, yielding MIADLKGFIEREEPHWLELEKELARMRDGLGDFSDLKYARHVLSLFQRASADLSRIQGYSAEPELKAYLERLVGEGYAEIHSASRDRRSFKLWHWLVRELPQTFRRQVWGWHVSVGLTLAGALVGAVLLSFDLDGREAIYPFPHLVEMTPSERVAMEEKPAGTDRLEGAKATFSAQLMQNNISVAFRALAFGMTWGLGTVLLLFYNGAVLGAVAFDYVTDGQWVFLLGWLLPHGSFEIPAILIAGQAGVVLGRALIGWGTMGGLRTRLREIASDLASLAGLVGLLMIWAGVVEAFFSQYHAPVLPYSVKIGFGILQLAGLMWFLFFSGKERREPGERS
- a CDS encoding RDD family protein; translated protein: MSVTRAAVLNITTPEGVNFSLPLAGPVTRSLAYMIDFVTIMAVFSLIKPVLETMQVLTGDMGIGMTILLQFVVLEGTRMMCELLWRGQTVGKKVLGLRVVDERGLKLQPSQVVVRNLLRFVDALPFFYAVGGMVALFNSRQQRLGDLAAGTVVVRTLKSQPPDVASVLEGRFNSFREFAHLEARLRQVVTPEEGQLALQALVRREELDEEARVQIYRELADRFRAKVVFPEAAVFGLSDEQYVRNVVETVFRKRGR